A section of the Veillonella criceti genome encodes:
- a CDS encoding DUF4446 family protein, with product MLENMQLWIVIGGGLLLIVLFLYCLVLQSKINSLNKRYEYFMRGENGSSLERKLSVEVKELRDAAESIENLFQQQQAIQTTQHNTFQKIGFVKYNAFENIGNDLSFSVTLLDGNNNGICISSVYGRSESRIFSKPIVKGKSLASLSQEEMESLQEALGSKSNEEALISASVVK from the coding sequence ATGCTAGAAAATATGCAACTTTGGATCGTCATTGGGGGCGGTTTATTACTTATTGTATTATTTCTCTATTGCCTCGTATTGCAGAGTAAAATAAATTCGCTTAATAAACGATATGAATATTTTATGCGCGGTGAAAACGGCAGTAGCTTAGAACGAAAATTATCCGTAGAAGTGAAAGAATTACGGGATGCAGCAGAGTCTATTGAAAACTTATTTCAACAACAACAAGCTATTCAGACGACGCAGCATAATACGTTTCAAAAAATTGGCTTTGTTAAATACAATGCCTTTGAAAATATTGGGAATGACTTGTCTTTTTCCGTTACTTTATTAGATGGTAATAATAATGGGATTTGTATTTCCAGTGTATATGGTCGTAGTGAATCTCGAATTTTTAGTAAACCAATTGTGAAAGGGAAAAGTTTGGCGAGTCTTTCACAAGAAGAAATGGAAAGTTTACAAGAAGCACTAGGCAGTAAAAGTAATGAAGAAGCTTTAATTAGTGCATCTGTGGTAAAATAA
- the hydF gene encoding [FeFe] hydrogenase H-cluster maturation GTPase HydF — protein sequence MEQTPKANRVHIGFFGRCNAGKSTLINMLTGQPIALVSDVAGTTTDPVSKAMEILPLGPVVITDTAGVDDTSELGPLRIGKTKELLPRMNMAVYVLKTEDAPSEDDITWLSLLQQKKVTTLLVLNEVEGYEAEAYMAKYANELSSFKLPYIGANLLSNDKQSAILKQLGTMKPKDQEDEQSLLAGLVEPHDLILLVCPIDSAAPKGRLILPQVQMIREILDTHGMSLVVQTEEVATALTKLSVKPKLVITDSQAFDAVAAQVPEDIPLTSFSILMARFKGDLKTLAAGVKAVKNLKSGAKVLISEGCTHHRQCDDIGSVKIPRWLKQAGYENLDLQWTSGGAFPDDVRTFDLIIHCGACMLTRREVLRRLDVSQEQGVPIVNYGVLIASLHGILDRALSPFVAEL from the coding sequence ATGGAACAAACACCAAAAGCAAATCGAGTTCATATCGGCTTTTTTGGTCGCTGTAATGCAGGTAAATCAACACTGATTAATATGTTAACAGGGCAACCAATTGCTCTTGTTTCTGATGTAGCAGGGACAACAACAGACCCAGTAAGTAAGGCTATGGAGATTTTACCGCTAGGACCAGTGGTTATTACTGATACGGCAGGCGTAGATGATACGTCTGAACTAGGGCCTTTGCGCATTGGTAAAACAAAAGAGTTACTACCTCGCATGAATATGGCTGTATATGTATTGAAAACAGAGGATGCACCATCTGAAGACGATATAACGTGGCTTAGTTTGTTACAACAAAAAAAAGTGACAACCTTATTAGTTCTTAATGAAGTTGAAGGGTATGAAGCTGAGGCCTATATGGCTAAATATGCTAATGAATTAAGTAGCTTTAAATTACCTTATATAGGGGCTAATTTGTTGAGTAATGACAAGCAAAGTGCTATTTTGAAGCAGTTGGGTACTATGAAACCAAAGGATCAAGAAGACGAACAGAGTTTACTTGCTGGTCTAGTAGAACCTCATGATCTTATTTTATTAGTGTGTCCCATTGATTCAGCAGCACCGAAAGGTCGACTTATTTTACCGCAAGTACAAATGATTCGTGAAATTTTAGATACCCATGGAATGAGTTTGGTCGTACAGACAGAAGAAGTGGCTACGGCTTTAACAAAATTAAGTGTTAAACCTAAATTAGTCATTACCGATTCTCAGGCTTTTGATGCGGTAGCGGCGCAGGTGCCAGAAGATATACCTTTAACATCTTTTTCTATCTTAATGGCTCGTTTTAAAGGGGATTTAAAGACCTTAGCAGCTGGTGTAAAAGCTGTTAAAAATTTAAAATCGGGGGCGAAAGTTCTTATTAGTGAAGGATGTACACATCATCGTCAATGTGACGATATTGGCAGCGTAAAAATTCCTCGTTGGCTTAAACAGGCCGGTTATGAAAACTTAGATTTACAATGGACTAGTGGTGGCGCTTTTCCTGATGATGTGCGCACCTTTGATTTAATTATTCATTGTGGTGCTTGTATGTTGACTCGTCGTGAAGTTTTGCGCCGTTTGGACGTTTCACAGGAACAAGGTGTTCCTATTGTAAATTATGGCGTGCTAATTGCGTCATTACATGGTATACTAGACCGTGCACTCAGTCCGTTTGTGGCTGAATTATAA
- a CDS encoding M23 family metallopeptidase — protein sequence MKIPDFLAQQVQSQGDSYTLQMTKKQLRLVVGIIVAIIVVTLIFGIWGITRQAEVMQLRQQTQLQTEQLKLLQQKTEILDKKMESLDQLDKEIRQMVKGSESGTIPQGGGEAQTPTANTDKEEPGGVNKAQTNASATSVTSLSAKLSRLDRLAQQRMASFYMLRNILRDGAGQNIRDLQSVAFASNNPGSSTTMPSIWPTKGVITSNFGGRVDPVYGGSASHEGLDIANDYGTPIIATAAGTVTFAGSTSGGYGNLVEIDHGNGFVTRYGHTSVVLVHEGMQVKQGDTVALMGSTGKSTGSHLHYEVNINGVAVDPMLFLPIQ from the coding sequence ATGAAAATACCAGACTTTCTGGCACAACAAGTGCAAAGTCAGGGAGATTCGTACACGTTGCAAATGACTAAAAAACAATTGCGTTTAGTTGTGGGCATTATTGTTGCTATTATAGTGGTGACCCTTATTTTTGGTATTTGGGGCATTACACGACAAGCAGAAGTTATGCAACTTAGACAACAAACACAATTACAAACAGAACAATTAAAGTTATTGCAGCAAAAGACAGAAATTTTAGACAAAAAAATGGAATCGCTTGATCAATTGGATAAAGAGATTCGTCAGATGGTAAAAGGTTCTGAAAGTGGAACTATACCACAAGGTGGTGGCGAAGCACAGACACCAACAGCCAATACGGATAAAGAGGAGCCTGGCGGTGTTAATAAGGCGCAAACCAATGCTAGCGCGACGTCAGTTACAAGTTTGTCAGCTAAATTATCAAGACTCGATAGACTAGCTCAACAGCGTATGGCTTCGTTTTATATGTTACGTAATATTTTACGTGACGGTGCAGGGCAAAATATTCGTGATTTACAGTCTGTTGCCTTTGCTTCTAATAATCCAGGTTCATCTACGACAATGCCATCCATTTGGCCAACAAAAGGGGTAATTACTTCTAATTTTGGTGGCCGTGTGGATCCTGTATATGGTGGCTCTGCCAGTCATGAAGGGTTAGATATTGCCAATGATTATGGTACGCCAATTATAGCGACCGCGGCTGGTACGGTTACGTTTGCTGGTAGCACCAGTGGTGGTTATGGCAATTTAGTTGAAATTGATCATGGTAATGGCTTTGTCACGCGGTATGGACATACATCTGTCGTATTAGTTCATGAAGGTATGCAAGTAAAACAAGGTGACACAGTTGCTCTTATGGGAAGTACTGGTAAGAGTACGGGGAGTCACTTACATTACGAAGTTAATATTAATGGTGTAGCTGTAGATCCTATGCTATTCTTACCAATTCAATAA